A stretch of Perognathus longimembris pacificus isolate PPM17 chromosome 1, ASM2315922v1, whole genome shotgun sequence DNA encodes these proteins:
- the LOC125354699 gene encoding keratin, type II cytoskeletal 72-like isoform X2, with protein sequence MSRQLTLYSSGERLGFSGCSAVISSRFSSSRSSFRAGVKGAATFGSRSLFSMGGGRRLALSTARSGGFAPGQGGSGGGRPGGFVGTVFGSTGLGPTCPSVCPPGGIPQVFVNKSLLAPLNVELDPEIQKVRTQEHEQIKALNNKFASFIDKVRFLEQQNQVLETKWELLQQLDLNNCRKNLESIHEGHISSLRKQLETLSGDRVRLDSELRSMRDVVEDYKKRYEVEINRRTAAENEFVVLKKDVDAAYMNKVELQAKVESLTDDIKFFKCLYEGEIAQMQSHISDTSVILSMDNNRQLDLDSIINDVRAQYEDMAMKSKAETETLYQGKCSNLETAIADTEQRGDCVLKDAQAKLDELDSIMQQSKENLARMLCEYQELLNVKLALDIEIATYRKLLEGEESRMSGEYPNSVSLSVVSSTNAGPGGAGFTVGFGASSSYSYRPMALEVKTKGSCGSELKDPLIKTLGSSCATKKAAR encoded by the exons ATGAGTCGCCAGCTGACCCTCTACTCCAGCGGAGAGCGCCTGGGCTTCAGCGGCTGCTCGGCGGTCATCTCCAGCCGGTTCAGCAGCAGTCGCTCCTCGTTCAGGGCAGGGGTCAAGGGCGCAGCCACCTTTGGCAGCCGGAGCCTCTTCAGCATGGGGGGCGGCCGGCGCCTAGCGCTCAGCACTGCACGGTCTGGCGGCTTTGCGCCAGGCCAGGGGGGCTCGGGTGGTGGTCGTCCCGGTGGCTTCGTGGGCACGGTGTTTGGCAGCACTGGATTGGGACCTACGTGTCCGTCTGTGTGCCCCCCGGGGGGCATCCCTCAGGTCTTCGTCAACAAGAGCCTCCTAGCCCCCCTTAATGTGGAGCTGGACCCGGAGATCCAGAAGGTCCGCACTCAGGAGCACGAGCAGATCAAGGCGCTGAACAACAAATTCGCTTCCTTCATTGACAAG GTGCGCTTCCTGGAGCAGCAGAACCAGGTGCTGGAGACCAAGTGGGAGCTGCTGCAGCAGCTGGACCTGAACAACTGCAGGAAGAATCTGGAGTCCATTCACGAGGGCCACATCAGCAGCCTGCGGAAGCAGCTGGAGACGCTGTCTGGGGACCGGGTGAGGCTGGACTCGGAGCTGAGGAGCATGAGGGACGTGGTGGAGGACTACAAGAAGAG GTATGAGGTAGAGATTAACCGACGCACTGCTGCTGAGAATGAGTTCGTGGTGCTGAAGAAG GATGTAGATGCCGCCTACATGAACAAGGTTGAGCTTCAAGCCAAAGTGGAATCTCTGACAGACGATATCAAATTCTTCAAGTGCCTCTATGAAGGG GAGATTGCTCAGATGCAGTCCCACATCAGCGACACGTCTGTCATTCTGTCCATGGACAATAACCGGCAGCTGGATCTGGACAGCATCATCAATGATGTGCGAGCCCAGTATGAGGACATGGCCATGAAGAGCAAGGCTGAGACGGAGACCCTGTACCAGGGCAAG TGCTCCAACCTGGAGACAGCCATTGCGGACACAGAGCAGCGGGGTGACTGTGTACTCAAAGATGCCCAGGCCAAGCTGGATGAGCTGGACAGCATAATGCAGCAGAGTAAGGAGAATCTGGCCCGGATGCTGTGTGAGTACCAGGAGCTCTTGAACGTCAAGCTGGCGCTGGACATAGAGATTGCCACCTACAGGAAGCTGCTGGAGGGTGAAGAGAGCCG GATGTCTGGTGAATACCCAAATTCTGTGAGCCTCT CTGTCGTCAGCAGCACCAATGCAGGGCCAGGAGGAGCTGGCTTCACTGTGGGCTTCGGGGCCTCAAGCAGTTACAGCTACAGGCCTATGGCACTGGAGGTCAAGACCAAGGGCAGCTGTGGCAGTGAGCTCAAGGATCCCCTCATCAAAACCTTGGGCAGCAGCTGTGCCACCAAAAAGGCCGCCAGATGA
- the LOC125354699 gene encoding keratin, type II cytoskeletal 72-like isoform X1 — translation MSRQLTLYSSGERLGFSGCSAVISSRFSSSRSSFRAGVKGAATFGSRSLFSMGGGRRLALSTARSGGFAPGQGGSGGGRPGGFVGTVFGSTGLGPTCPSVCPPGGIPQVFVNKSLLAPLNVELDPEIQKVRTQEHEQIKALNNKFASFIDKVRFLEQQNQVLETKWELLQQLDLNNCRKNLESIHEGHISSLRKQLETLSGDRVRLDSELRSMRDVVEDYKKRYEVEINRRTAAENEFVVLKKDVDAAYMNKVELQAKVESLTDDIKFFKCLYEGEIAQMQSHISDTSVILSMDNNRQLDLDSIINDVRAQYEDMAMKSKAETETLYQGKIQELQLTAGQHGDDLKLTKAEISELNRFIQRIHLEISNVKKQCSNLETAIADTEQRGDCVLKDAQAKLDELDSIMQQSKENLARMLCEYQELLNVKLALDIEIATYRKLLEGEESRMSGEYPNSVSLSVVSSTNAGPGGAGFTVGFGASSSYSYRPMALEVKTKGSCGSELKDPLIKTLGSSCATKKAAR, via the exons ATGAGTCGCCAGCTGACCCTCTACTCCAGCGGAGAGCGCCTGGGCTTCAGCGGCTGCTCGGCGGTCATCTCCAGCCGGTTCAGCAGCAGTCGCTCCTCGTTCAGGGCAGGGGTCAAGGGCGCAGCCACCTTTGGCAGCCGGAGCCTCTTCAGCATGGGGGGCGGCCGGCGCCTAGCGCTCAGCACTGCACGGTCTGGCGGCTTTGCGCCAGGCCAGGGGGGCTCGGGTGGTGGTCGTCCCGGTGGCTTCGTGGGCACGGTGTTTGGCAGCACTGGATTGGGACCTACGTGTCCGTCTGTGTGCCCCCCGGGGGGCATCCCTCAGGTCTTCGTCAACAAGAGCCTCCTAGCCCCCCTTAATGTGGAGCTGGACCCGGAGATCCAGAAGGTCCGCACTCAGGAGCACGAGCAGATCAAGGCGCTGAACAACAAATTCGCTTCCTTCATTGACAAG GTGCGCTTCCTGGAGCAGCAGAACCAGGTGCTGGAGACCAAGTGGGAGCTGCTGCAGCAGCTGGACCTGAACAACTGCAGGAAGAATCTGGAGTCCATTCACGAGGGCCACATCAGCAGCCTGCGGAAGCAGCTGGAGACGCTGTCTGGGGACCGGGTGAGGCTGGACTCGGAGCTGAGGAGCATGAGGGACGTGGTGGAGGACTACAAGAAGAG GTATGAGGTAGAGATTAACCGACGCACTGCTGCTGAGAATGAGTTCGTGGTGCTGAAGAAG GATGTAGATGCCGCCTACATGAACAAGGTTGAGCTTCAAGCCAAAGTGGAATCTCTGACAGACGATATCAAATTCTTCAAGTGCCTCTATGAAGGG GAGATTGCTCAGATGCAGTCCCACATCAGCGACACGTCTGTCATTCTGTCCATGGACAATAACCGGCAGCTGGATCTGGACAGCATCATCAATGATGTGCGAGCCCAGTATGAGGACATGGCCATGAAGAGCAAGGCTGAGACGGAGACCCTGTACCAGGGCAAG ATCCAGGAGCTGCAGCTTACAGCAGGCCAGCATGGGGATGACCTCAAACTCaccaaggctgagatctcagagctCAACCGGTTCATCCAGAGGATCCACTTGGAGATAAGCAATGTGAAGAAGCAG TGCTCCAACCTGGAGACAGCCATTGCGGACACAGAGCAGCGGGGTGACTGTGTACTCAAAGATGCCCAGGCCAAGCTGGATGAGCTGGACAGCATAATGCAGCAGAGTAAGGAGAATCTGGCCCGGATGCTGTGTGAGTACCAGGAGCTCTTGAACGTCAAGCTGGCGCTGGACATAGAGATTGCCACCTACAGGAAGCTGCTGGAGGGTGAAGAGAGCCG GATGTCTGGTGAATACCCAAATTCTGTGAGCCTCT CTGTCGTCAGCAGCACCAATGCAGGGCCAGGAGGAGCTGGCTTCACTGTGGGCTTCGGGGCCTCAAGCAGTTACAGCTACAGGCCTATGGCACTGGAGGTCAAGACCAAGGGCAGCTGTGGCAGTGAGCTCAAGGATCCCCTCATCAAAACCTTGGGCAGCAGCTGTGCCACCAAAAAGGCCGCCAGATGA
- the Krt74 gene encoding keratin, type II cytoskeletal 74 gives MSRQLNLRPGGDKGSFSVLSAVVPRKAVGSVASYRAPGQGVGAGFGSRSLYSFGGNRHISFNMTGSSIRAGGPSFGHGSGYGGGRASGFAGSMFGSVALGPTCPSVCSPGGIHHVTINKSLLAPLNVELDPKIQKMRAQEREQIKALNDKFASFIDKVRFLEQQNQVLETKWELLQQLDLNNCRKNLEPIYEGHISSLRKQLEMLSGDRVRLDSELRSMRDVVEDYKKKYEVEINRRTAAENEFVVLKKDADAAYTVKVELQAKVDSLEKDIKFLKCLYDAEMAQIQTHASETSVILSMDNNRDLNLDGIITEVRAHYEDIALKSKAEAEALYQTKIQELQLAAGRHGDDLKHTRSEMSELNRLIQRIRCDITNVKKQCSNLEMVIADAEQRGDTALKDAQAKLDELEGALHQAKGELARMMCEYQELMSLKLSLDMEIATYRKLLEGEECRMSGENPSSVSISVISSNSYGSYGYHPSSVSADLSAVNAAGGPSSPRSGQPKTRGIRAGDLKESQEKSVSASTPGRKTTR, from the exons ATGAGTCGGCAGCTGAACCTCAGGCCTGGCGGAGACAAGGGCAGCTTCAGCGTGCTTTCTGCAGTGGTGCCCAGGAAGGCTGTGGGCAGCGTGGCCTCTTACCGTGCCCCTGGCCAAGgggttggggctggctttggcaGTCGGAGCCTCTATAGTTTTGGGGGAAATCGACATATTTCCTTCAACATGACAGGCAGTAGTATTCGGGCTGGGGGCCCCAGCTTCGGGCATGGCTCTGGGTATGGAGGGGGCCGGGCCAGTGGCTTTGCTGGTAGCATGTTTGGCAGTGTGGCCCTGGGGCCTACATGTCCATCTGTGTGCTCGCCTGGAGGCATCCACCACGTGACCATCAACAAGAGCCTCCTGGCCCCCCTCAATGTGGAGCTGGACCCCAAGATCCAGAAAATGCGGGCCCAGGAACGGGAGCAGATCAAGGCTCTGAATGACAAGTTTGCGTCCTTTATTGATAAG GTGCGCTTCCTGGAGCAGCAGAACCAGGTGCTGGAGACCAAGTGGGAGCTGCTGCAACAGCTGGACCTGAACAACTGCAGGAAGAATCTGGAGCCCATTTATGAGGGCCACATCAGTAGCCTGCGGAAGCAGCTGGAGATGCTGTCCGGGGACCGAGTGAGGCTGGACTCAGAACTGAGGAGTATGAGGGATGTGGTAGAGGACTACAAGAAGAA ATACGAGGTGGAGATTAACAGGCGCACTGCAGCTGAGAATGAGTTTGTGGTACTCAAGAAG GATGCAGATGCAGCCTACACAGTGAAGGTGGAGCTTCAAGCCAAAGTGGATTCTTTGGAAAAAGACATCAAGTTCCTCAAGTGTCTGTATGATGCG GAGATGGCCCAGATCCAGACTCATGCTAGTGAGACATCTGTCATCCTGTCCATGGACAACAACCGGGACCTGAATCTGGATGGCATCATCACCGAGGTCCGTGCCCACTACGAGGACATCGCCCTGAAAAGCAAGGCTGAGGCAGAGGCTCTCTACCAGACCAAG ATCCAGGAGCTGCAGCTGGCAGCCGGCCGTCATGGAGATGACCTCAAACACACCAGAAGCGAGATGTCAGAGCTGAACCGGCTCATTCAGAGGATCCGCTGTGACATCACCAATGTGAAGAAGCAG TGTTCCAATCTGGAAATGGTCATCGCCGATGCTGAGCAGCGAGGGGACACTGCCCTCAAAGATGCCCAGGCCAAGCTAGATGAGCTGGAGGGCGCCCTGCACCAGGCTAAGGGAGAGCTGGCCCGGATGATGTGTGAGTACCAGGAGCTCATGAGCCTGAAGCTGTCCTTGGATATGGAGATTGCCACCTACCGCAAGCTGCTGGAGGGCGAGGAGTGCAG GATGTCTGGTGAGAATCCATCTTCTGTGAGCATCT CGGTTATCAGCAGCAATAGCTATGGCAGCTATGGTTACCACCCTAGCTCTGTGAGTGCTGACCTCAGTGCCGTCAATGCAGCCGGCGGACCCAGCAGTCCCCGAAGTGGTCAGCCCAAGACTCGAGGGATACGAGCCGGAGACCTCAAGGAGTCCCAAGAAAAAAGTGTTTCAGCTAGCACGCCAGGCAGGAAGACCACTCGATAA